One window of the Solanum stenotomum isolate F172 chromosome 11, ASM1918654v1, whole genome shotgun sequence genome contains the following:
- the LOC125843912 gene encoding TMV resistance protein N-like, which yields MASSSSSSSESNSQYSCPQRKYRYDVFLSFRGKDTRRNFTSHLYERLDNRGIFAFLDDKRLENGDSLSKELVKAIKESQVVVIIFSKNYATSRWCLNEVVKIMECKEENGQLVIPVFYDVDPSDVRKQTKSFAEAFAKHELRYKDDVEGMQKVQRWRTALSEAADLKGYDIRERIESECIGELVNEISPKLCETSLSYLTDVVGIDAHLKKVNSLLEMKIDDVRIVWIWGMGGVGKTTIARAIFDILSSKFDGACFLPDNKENKYEIHSLQSILLSKLVGEKENCVHDKEDGRHLMARRLRLKKVLVVLDNIDHEDQLDYLAGDLGWFGNGSRIIATTRDKHFIRKNDAVYPVTTLLEHDAVQLFNQYAFKNEVPDKCFEEITLEVVSHAEGLPLALKVWGSSLHKKDIHVWRSAVDRIKRNSSSKVVENLKVSYDGLEREDQEIFLDIACFLRGRKQTEIKQILESCDFGADDGLRVLIDKSLVFISEDDMIQMHDLIQEMGKYIVTMQKERGELSRLWLTQDFENSQIFYQGTKAIEAIWIPEIQDLSFRKKAMKDVEKLRILYIKGFHTHDGPNDQYLPSNLRWFDCCKYPWDSLPAKFDPDMLVHLDLQQSSLFHLWTGTKKFPFLQRLDLSRCANLMQTPDFTDMPNLEYLSLEECSKLREVHHSLRCSKKLFKLNLRDCKSLESFRYVCWESLECLHLQGCSNLEKFPRIRGKLMPEIKIQVQRSGIRKLPSAIIQHQSSLTELDLSGMKNLATLSCSIGELKSLVMLKVSYCSKLKSLPEEIGDLENLEILKAGYTLISQPPSSIVRLNRLKFLTFAKQKSEVGLEDEVHFVFPPVNQGLCSLKTLNLSYCNLKDEGLPEDIGSLSSLEVLNLRGNNFEHLPQSIARLCALQSLDLLDCKKLTQLPEFPRQLDTIYADWSNDSICNSLFQNISSFQHDICASDSLSLRVFTNEWKNIPRWFHHKGKDKNVSVALPENWYACDNFLGFAVCYSGCLIDTTAQLLCDKRMPCITQYLALSNHSEGFPESAIHFFLVPLAGLWDISKANGKTPNDYRHIVLSFSEELKEFGLRLLYKDESKLKALFKMTENNDEPTEHCIVKRRGQYDEARCSSSKKQRSQL from the exons ATGgcatcatcatcttcttcttcttctgagaGTAATTCACAGTATTCATGTCCTCAACGGAAGTACAGGTATGATGTGTTTCTAAGTTTTAGAGGCAAAGATACTCGCAGAAATTTTACAAGTCACTTGTACGAACGTTTGGATAACAGGGGAATATTCGCCTTTCTAGATGATAAAAGGCTAGAGAATGGTGATTCCCTCTCGAAAGAACTAGTGAAAGCTATAAAAGAGTCTCAAGTAGTTgtgatcattttctcaaagaatTATGCTACGTCGAGGTGGTGCTTGAATGAAGTAGTGAAGATTATGGAATGCAAGGAAGAAAATGGACAATTAGTCATACCGGTCTTCTATGATGTGGATCCATCAGATGTTCGGAAGCAAACAAAGAGCTTTGCAGAAGCCTTTGCCAAACACGAATTGAGGTATAAGGATGATGTTGAAGGAATGCAGAAGGTGCAACGATGGAGGACTGCTCTAAGTGAAGCTGCAGATCTAAAAGGATATGATATCCGTGAAAG GATTGAATCAGAATGTATTGGGGAACTTGTTAATGAAATTTCGCCCAAATTATGCGAGACTTCTTTATCTTATTTGACAGATGTTGTGGGAATAGATGCTCATTTAAAGAAAGTCAACTCCCTTCTAGAGATGAAAATCGATGATGTTCGGATTGTGTGGATCTGGGGAATGGGGGGAGTTGGTAAAACAACAATAGCAAGAGCTATTTTTGATATACTCTCATCTAAATTTGATGGTGCTTGTTTCCTTCCGGACAACAAAGAAAACAAGTATGAAATACATTCTCTGCAAAGTATCCTTCTCTCTAAACTGGTAggggaaaaagaaaattgtgtgCATGATAAGGAGGACGGGAGGCACCTGATGGCTCGTAGACTTCGTTTGAAGAAAGTTCTAGTTGTGCTTGATAACATAGATCATGAAGACCAATTGGATTACCTAGCAGGGGATCTTGGTTGGTTTGGCAATGGCAGCAGAATTATTGCAACAACGAGAGACAAGCATTTCATACGGAAAAATGATGCTGTATATCCCGTGACTACACTACTTGAACATGATGCTGTTCAGTTGTTCAACCAATATGCTTTCAAAAATGAAGTTCCAGATAAGTGTTTTGAGGAGATAACGTTGGAGGTAGTAAGTCATGCTGAAGGCCTTCCTTTAGCCCTGAAAGTGTGGGGTTCTTCCTTACATAAGAAGGATATACATGTGTGGAGAAGTGCTGTTGATCGAATAAAGAGGAACTCTAGTTCAAAAGTTGTTGAAAACCTCAAAGTAAGTTATGATGGGTTGGAGCGTGAAGATCAAGAGATATTTCTAGATATTGCATGCTTCTTAAGAGGGAGAAAACAAACCGAAATCAAGCAAATTCTTGAGAGCTGTGATTTTGGAGCTGATGACGGATTGAGGGTGCTAATTGACAAGTCTCTTGTGTTCATCTCTGAAGATGATATGATTCAAATGCATGACTTAATACAAGAGATGGGAAAATACATAGTGACAATGCAAAAGGAAAGGGGAGAACTCAGCAGACTATGGCTCACTCAAGATTTCGAAAATTCTCAAA TCTTTTATCAGGGGACCAAGGCAATCGAAGCAATCTGGATACCAGAAATTCAAGACCTAAGTTTTAGAAAAAAGGCCATGAAAGATGTGGAAAAGCTTAGGATATTATACATCAAAGGTTTTCATACACATGATGGCCCCAACGATCAGTACCTTCCCAGCAATTTGCGTTGGTTCGACTGTTGTAAGTATCCTTGGGATTCATTGCCAGCCAAATTTGATCCTGACATGCTTGTTCATCTTGATCTCCAGCAGAGTTCACTGTTTCATTTATGGACTGGAACAAAG AAATTTCCTTTTCTACAGAGGCTAGATCTCAGCCGCTGCGCAAACCTGATGCAAACACCAGATTTCACGGATATGCCAAATTTGGAGTATTTGAGTCTAGAAGAGTGTAGTAAACTTAGAGAGGTTCATCATTCCCTGAGATGTTCCAAAAAACTCTTTAAGTTAAATTTGAGAGACTGTAAAAGCCTTGAGAGTTTTCGCTATGTTTGCTGGGAATCTCTTGAATGTCTACATCTACAAGGTTGCTCTAATTTAGAGAAATTTCCGAGGATCCGGGGAAAATTGATGCCGGAGATAAAGATTCAAGTGCAACGTTCTGGGATAAGGAAACTACCATCAGCTATTATTCAGCACCAGTCTAGTCTTACAGAGCTAGATTTGAGTGGCATGAAAAACCTTGCAACACTTTCATGCAGCATTGGCGAGTTGAAAAGTTTGGTGATGCTAAAAGTGTCCTACTGCTCAAAACTCAAAAGCTTGCCAGAAGAGATAGGTGATTTAGAAAACTTGGAGATACTTAAGGCCGGATATACACTAATCTCACAACCTCCGTCTTCCATCGTTCGCTTGAACAGGCTTAAATTTTTGACTTTTGCAAAACAAAAATCAGAAGTAGGCCTCGAAGATGAAGTGCACTTTGTCTTCCCTCCGGTGAATCAGGGATTATGCTCATTGAAAACTTTGAATCTCAGTTACTGCAATCTAAAAGACGAAGGACTTCCGGAAGACATTGGAAGCTTATCCTCTTTGGAAGTGTTGAATCTCAGGGGAAATAATTTTGAGCATTTGCCTCAAAGCATTGCCCGACTTTGTGCTCTTCAATCCTTGGACTTATTAGATTGCAAGAAGCTTACACAGCTGCCAGAATTTCCACGGCAATTAGACACAATATACGCTGATTGGAGCAATGATTCGATCTGTAATTCATTGTTTCAGAATATCTCATCATTCCAGCATGACATCTGTGCTTCAGATTCCTTGTCACTAAGAGTGTTTACCAATGAGTGGAAAAATATCCCAAGGTGGTTCCACCATAAgggaaaagataaaaatgtaTCAGTTGCATTGCCTGAAAATTGGTATGCATGTGATAACTTCTTGGGATTTGCTGTATGTTACTCTGGCTGCTTAATAGACACCACAGCTCAATTGTTATGTGATAAAAGGATGCCGTGTATCACGCAGTATCTAGCCTTATCCAACCATTCAGAAGGATTTCCAGAATCTGCTATTCATTTTTTCTTGGTACCTCTTGCTGGCTTATGGGATATATCTAAGGCAAACGGAAAAACACCAAATGATTACAGGCACATTGTGTTATCTTTTTCGGAAGAGTTGAAGGAGTTTGGACTTCGTTTGTTGTATAAAGATGAATCTAAGCTTAAGGCCTTGTTTAAAATGACGGAAAATAATGATGAACCAACAGAACACTGCATCGTGAAAAGGAGGGGTCAATATGATGAAGCCAGATGCTCCTCTTCTAAGAAACAAAGGTCACAGCTCTAA